In one Polaribacter sp. ALD11 genomic region, the following are encoded:
- a CDS encoding RNA-binding S4 domain-containing protein, whose translation MRIDKYLWCIRVFKTRTIATTACKKGQVKIDAKSVKPSREIFGGELIVVRKNQINYQIKALDLPESRVGAKLVDQYRKDVTPKEEFEKTELLKFAKDHYRKKGIGRPTKKDRRDLDNYQEDTTEDL comes from the coding sequence ATGAGAATTGATAAATATTTATGGTGTATTCGCGTTTTTAAAACGAGAACTATAGCAACAACAGCCTGTAAAAAAGGGCAAGTTAAGATAGACGCAAAAAGTGTAAAGCCTTCTCGAGAAATTTTTGGAGGGGAATTAATCGTCGTTCGAAAAAATCAGATTAATTACCAAATAAAAGCTTTAGATTTACCAGAAAGTAGAGTTGGTGCTAAATTGGTAGATCAATATAGAAAAGATGTTACACCAAAAGAAGAGTTTGAGAAAACAGAACTTTTAAAATTTGCCAAAGATCATTATAGAAAGAAAGGTATTGGAAGGCCAACCAAAAAAGATAGAAGAGATTTAGATAATTATCAAGAAGATACAACGGAAGATTTATGA